In a genomic window of Piliocolobus tephrosceles isolate RC106 chromosome 1, ASM277652v3, whole genome shotgun sequence:
- the ELF3 gene encoding ETS-related transcription factor Elf-3 isoform X1, with the protein MLGWSPGSLMAATCEISNIFSNYVSAMYSSDDSTLAPVPPAAAFGADDLVLTLSNPQMSLEGTEKTSWSGEQPQFWSKTQVLDWISYQVEKNKYDASAIDFSRCDMDGATLCNCALEELRLVFGPLGDQLHAQLRDLTSSSSDELSWIIELLEKDGMAFQEALDPGPFDQGSPFAQELLDDSQQASPYHPGSCGAGAPSPGSSDVSTAGTGASRSSHSSDSGGSDVDLDPTDGKLFPRDGFPDCKKGDPKHGKRKRGRPRKLSKEYWDCLEGKKSKHAPRGTHLWEFIRDILIHPELNEGLMKWENRHEGVFKFLRSEAVAQLWGQKKKNSNMTYEKLSRAMRYYYKREILERVDGRRLVYKFGKNSSGWKEEEVLQSRN; encoded by the exons ATGCTTGGATGGAGTCCAG GTAGCCTCATGGCTGCAACCTGTGAGATTAGCAACATTTTTAGCAACTACGTCAGTGCGATGTACAGCTCAGATGACTCCACCCTGGCCCCTGTTCCCCCTGCTGCCGCCTTTGGGGCCGATGACTTGGTGCTGACCCTGAGCAACCCCCAGATGTCATTGGAGGGTACAG AGAAGACCAGCTGGTCGGGGGAACAGCCCCAGTTCTGGTCGAAGACACAGGTTCTGGACTGGATCAGCTACCAAGTGGAGAAGAACAAGTACGACGCAAGCGCCATTGACTTCTCACGGTGTGACATGGACGGGGCCACCCTCTGCAATTGTGCCCTTGAGGAGCTGCGTCTGGTCTTTGGGCCTCTGGGGGACCAACTCCATGCCCAGCTGCGAGACCTCA CTTCCAGCTCTTCTGATGAGCTCAGTTGGATCATTGAGCTGCTGGAGAAGGATGGCATGGCCTTCCAGGAGGCCCTAGACCCAGGGCCCTTTG ACCAGGGCAGCCCCTTTGCCCAGGAGCTGCTGGACGACAGTCAGCAAGCCAGCCCCTACCACCCCGGCAGCTGTGGCGCAGGAGCCCCCTCCCCCGGCAGCTCTGACGTCTCCACCGCAG GGACTGGTGCTTCTCGGAGCTCCCACTCCTCAGACTCCGGTGGAAGTGACGTGGACCTGGATCCCACGGACGGCAAGCTCTTCCCCAGAG ATGGCTTTCCTGACTGCAAGAAGGGGGATCCCAAGCACGGGAAGCGGAAACGAGGCCGGCCCCGAAAGCTGAGCAAAGAGTACTGGGACTGTCTCGAGGGCAAGAAGAGCAAGCACG CACCCAGAGGTACCCACCTGTGGGAGTTCATCCGGGACATCCTCATCCACCCAGAGCTCAATGAGGGCCTCATGAAGTGGGAGAATCGGCATGAAGGCGTCTTCAAGTTCCTGCGCTCCGAGGCCGTGGCCCAACTGTGGggccaaaagaaaaagaacagcaacaTGACCTATGAGAAGCTGAGCCGGGCCATGAG GTACTACTACAAACGGGAGATCCTGGAACGGGTGGATGGCCGGCGACTCGTCTACAAGTTTGGCAAAAACTCAAGTGGctggaaggaggaagaggttcTCCAGAGTCGGAACTGA
- the ELF3 gene encoding ETS-related transcription factor Elf-3 isoform X2 translates to MAATCEISNIFSNYVSAMYSSDDSTLAPVPPAAAFGADDLVLTLSNPQMSLEGTEKTSWSGEQPQFWSKTQVLDWISYQVEKNKYDASAIDFSRCDMDGATLCNCALEELRLVFGPLGDQLHAQLRDLTSSSSDELSWIIELLEKDGMAFQEALDPGPFDQGSPFAQELLDDSQQASPYHPGSCGAGAPSPGSSDVSTAGTGASRSSHSSDSGGSDVDLDPTDGKLFPRDGFPDCKKGDPKHGKRKRGRPRKLSKEYWDCLEGKKSKHAPRGTHLWEFIRDILIHPELNEGLMKWENRHEGVFKFLRSEAVAQLWGQKKKNSNMTYEKLSRAMRYYYKREILERVDGRRLVYKFGKNSSGWKEEEVLQSRN, encoded by the exons ATGGCTGCAACCTGTGAGATTAGCAACATTTTTAGCAACTACGTCAGTGCGATGTACAGCTCAGATGACTCCACCCTGGCCCCTGTTCCCCCTGCTGCCGCCTTTGGGGCCGATGACTTGGTGCTGACCCTGAGCAACCCCCAGATGTCATTGGAGGGTACAG AGAAGACCAGCTGGTCGGGGGAACAGCCCCAGTTCTGGTCGAAGACACAGGTTCTGGACTGGATCAGCTACCAAGTGGAGAAGAACAAGTACGACGCAAGCGCCATTGACTTCTCACGGTGTGACATGGACGGGGCCACCCTCTGCAATTGTGCCCTTGAGGAGCTGCGTCTGGTCTTTGGGCCTCTGGGGGACCAACTCCATGCCCAGCTGCGAGACCTCA CTTCCAGCTCTTCTGATGAGCTCAGTTGGATCATTGAGCTGCTGGAGAAGGATGGCATGGCCTTCCAGGAGGCCCTAGACCCAGGGCCCTTTG ACCAGGGCAGCCCCTTTGCCCAGGAGCTGCTGGACGACAGTCAGCAAGCCAGCCCCTACCACCCCGGCAGCTGTGGCGCAGGAGCCCCCTCCCCCGGCAGCTCTGACGTCTCCACCGCAG GGACTGGTGCTTCTCGGAGCTCCCACTCCTCAGACTCCGGTGGAAGTGACGTGGACCTGGATCCCACGGACGGCAAGCTCTTCCCCAGAG ATGGCTTTCCTGACTGCAAGAAGGGGGATCCCAAGCACGGGAAGCGGAAACGAGGCCGGCCCCGAAAGCTGAGCAAAGAGTACTGGGACTGTCTCGAGGGCAAGAAGAGCAAGCACG CACCCAGAGGTACCCACCTGTGGGAGTTCATCCGGGACATCCTCATCCACCCAGAGCTCAATGAGGGCCTCATGAAGTGGGAGAATCGGCATGAAGGCGTCTTCAAGTTCCTGCGCTCCGAGGCCGTGGCCCAACTGTGGggccaaaagaaaaagaacagcaacaTGACCTATGAGAAGCTGAGCCGGGCCATGAG GTACTACTACAAACGGGAGATCCTGGAACGGGTGGATGGCCGGCGACTCGTCTACAAGTTTGGCAAAAACTCAAGTGGctggaaggaggaagaggttcTCCAGAGTCGGAACTGA